In one window of Gossypium arboreum isolate Shixiya-1 chromosome 4, ASM2569848v2, whole genome shotgun sequence DNA:
- the LOC128291498 gene encoding uncharacterized protein LOC128291498, whose protein sequence is MGINSAVLILVLKSPFFYSFSFQNIDGEQHPCSVRAHFITQPLTFISLMANGADDGRILPTEAAILEIRYQSVGMRTGYGSRLEQHGSTGAVRRPRMLRGKHVLLGLQSWFSVLGLSGLVNLGQVLKLGLGLIGLFNGLKFIYLFIYCIFGFLVGPGKFGPLH, encoded by the exons ATGGGTATAAACAGTGCTGTTTTGATTTTAGTGCTAAAATCCCCTTTCTTTTATTCATTTTCTTTCCAAAACATAGATGGAGAACAGCACCCTTGCTCTGTAAGGGCTCATTTCATCACACAGCCACTAACCTTCATCAGTTTGATGGCCAATGGTGCGGATGATGGCCGGATCTTACCAACGGAAGCCGCGATTCTGGAAATCCG ATACCAGTCTGTTGGCATGCGCACGGGGTATGGGTCTAGGCTGGAGCAGCATGGGAGTACAGGGGCGGTACGGAGGCCGAGGATGCTGAGGGGCAAACACGTGCTGCTAGGGCTTCAGTCTTGGTTTAGTGTTCTGGGCCTATCGGGCCTTGTAAATTTGGGCCAAGTTTTAAAATTGGGTTTGGGTCTGATAGGGTTATTTAATGGACtgaagtttatttatttatttatttattgtatatttGGGTTTCTAGtgggcccgggcaaatttggcccactacactaa